A window from Jaculus jaculus isolate mJacJac1 unplaced genomic scaffold, mJacJac1.mat.Y.cur mat_scaffold_34_1_3701052_arrow_ctg1, whole genome shotgun sequence encodes these proteins:
- the LOC101600370 gene encoding LOW QUALITY PROTEIN: zinc finger protein OZF (The sequence of the model RefSeq protein was modified relative to this genomic sequence to represent the inferred CDS: inserted 2 bases in 1 codon; substituted 1 base at 1 genomic stop codon), translating to MSQLSQRIYSGGNPFACKVCGKIFSHKSNLIEHENFHNREKPFECNECGKAFSQKQYVIKHQNTHTGEKLFECSDCGKCFSPKENLLTHQKIHTGEKPFECKDCGKAFIQKSNLIRQQRTHTDEKPIICKECGKTFSGKSNLTEHEKIHIGEKPFKCSECGTAFGQKKYLIKYQNIHTGEKSYECGKAFSQXTSLIVHVRIHSGDKPYECNVCGKAFCQSSSLTVHVRSHTGEKPYGCNECGKAFSQFSTLALHLXGKKPSQSSECGKAFSQKSHYIRHLKIHTH from the exons ATGTCACAACTCAGTCAGAGAATTTACAGTGGGGGAAACCCCTTTGCCTGTAAAGTATGTGGGAAAATCTTCAGCcacaaatcaaatctcatagaaCATGAGAATTTTCATAATAGAGAGAAACCctttgaatgtaatgaatgtggaaaagcctttAGCCAAAAGCAATATGTGATTAAGCATCAGAACACTCATACTGGAGAGAAGCTTTTTGAATGCAGTGATTGTGGAAAATGCTTTAGCCCGAAGGAAAACCTTCTTACCCATCAGAaaattcacactggagagaaacctttTGAATGCAAAGATTGTGGTAAAGCTTTCATTCAGAAGTCCAACCTCATTAGGCAgcagagaactcacacagatgAGAAACCTATCATATGTAAAGAGTGCGGAAAAACCTTCAGTGGCAAATCAAACCTTACTGAGCATGAGAAAATTCACATTGGAGAGAAACCCTTTAAATGTAGTGAATGTGGAACAGCTTTTGGCCAGAAAAAGTACCTCATAAAGTACCAAAACATTCACACTGGTGAGAAATCCTatgaatgtggaaaagcctttTCTCAATGAACATCACTTATTGTGCATGTGAGAATTCATTCAGGTGATAAACCTTATGAATGCAATGTATGCGGCAAAGCCTTTTGTCAGAGTTCATCTCTCACAGTGCATGTGAGGAgccatacaggtgagaagccctatggttgtaatgaatgtggaaaagcGTTTTCTCAGTTCTCCACCCTCGCTCTGCATTT AGGTAAGAAGCCTTCCCAGAGCAGTGAGTGTGGGAAGGCTTTCAGCCAGAAGTCACACTATATCAGACACCTGAAAATCCATActcattaa